Proteins from a genomic interval of Cucumis melo cultivar AY chromosome 7, USDA_Cmelo_AY_1.0, whole genome shotgun sequence:
- the LOC127150325 gene encoding putative ATP synthase protein YMF19 gives MPQSDKLTYFTQFFWSYLFFSTFYIPICNDGDEVLGISRILKLPNQLVSGKNIRSKDPNSLEDLLRKGFSIGISYMYSSFKEVSQWCKVVDLLGKRRKITFLSCFGEISGSRGLERSIFYLISKSSYSTSSNPGWGITCSNEIMLIHVLHDQGSVVF, from the coding sequence atgcctCAATCGGATAAATTGACTTACTTCACACAATTCTTCTGGTCATACCTTTTCTTCTCGACTTTCTATATTCCCATATGCAATGATGGAGATGAAGTACTTGGGATCAGTAGAATTCTCAAACTACCAAACCAATTGGTTTCAGGGAAGAACATACGGAGCAAGGACCCCAACAGTTTGGAAGATCTTTTGAGAAAAGGTTTTAGCATTGGTATATCCTATATGTACTCTAGTTTCAAAGAAGTATCCCAATGGTGTAAGGTCGTCGACTTATTGGGAAAAAGGAGGAAAATCACTTTTCTCTCTTGTTTTGGAGAAATAAGTGGCTCACGAGGTCTCGAAAGAAGTATATTCTATTTGATCTCGAAGTCCTCGTATAGCACTTCTTCCAATCCTGGATGGGGGATCACTTGTAGCAATGAAATAATGCTAATCCATGTTCTACACGACCAAGGAAGCGTTGTTTTTTAA